A window of the Bacteroidales bacterium genome harbors these coding sequences:
- the rmuC gene encoding DNA recombination protein RmuC, with amino-acid sequence MDIFLFAAGLIVGGLAAWFIFRLIQKEKLSVFSEKSRFLEDALSQEQRKTAEKDTQLLDLQAKYSAAVADLRNMQEQLARQKSELEEVQKRFSVEFENLANRILEEKTKTFTEQNRTQLENLLNPLSEKIREFRDQVEKAYGTEREQRFHLGKEIERLVQMNQQLSDEARSLTRALKGDTKAQGNWGEVILEKLLENSGLTRNREYTVQERMADEEGSTLIPDVIVRYPGGRNVVIDSKVSLVAYEKFVAAEEEESRQQAIKEHLDSVRKHILELSRKDYQSLYQLNSLDFVMMFMPVEPGYHLALQQDPELWQYAYQKRVLLMSPTNLLAALKLIESMWRIEYQNRNAQEIARQSSDLLDKFNGFLEDLKDIGKKIDDAHHAWEESMKKLSTGKGSLLNRALKIQQLGARPKKEIPREIAGFSIPENDENEPNN; translated from the coding sequence ATGGACATTTTCTTGTTTGCTGCAGGTCTCATCGTTGGAGGATTGGCCGCCTGGTTCATTTTCCGGCTGATTCAGAAGGAAAAACTTTCGGTTTTTTCAGAAAAAAGCCGGTTTCTTGAAGACGCTCTCTCACAGGAACAGCGGAAAACTGCTGAAAAAGACACCCAGTTGCTCGATTTGCAGGCTAAATATTCGGCAGCGGTAGCTGACCTCAGAAACATGCAGGAACAGCTTGCCCGTCAGAAAAGTGAACTGGAAGAAGTGCAGAAACGGTTTTCGGTGGAATTTGAAAACCTTGCCAACCGCATTCTTGAAGAAAAAACAAAAACATTTACTGAACAAAACCGGACTCAACTGGAAAACCTGCTCAATCCTCTTTCGGAAAAAATCAGGGAATTTCGTGATCAGGTGGAAAAGGCCTACGGAACAGAGCGGGAACAACGCTTTCATCTGGGCAAAGAGATTGAACGCCTGGTGCAGATGAACCAGCAACTGAGCGACGAAGCCCGCAGTCTTACAAGGGCTCTGAAAGGAGATACCAAAGCCCAGGGAAACTGGGGAGAGGTAATTCTGGAAAAACTTCTCGAAAATTCCGGACTAACCCGCAACCGCGAATATACCGTCCAGGAACGGATGGCAGATGAAGAAGGCAGTACGCTGATTCCCGACGTCATTGTCCGCTATCCGGGCGGCCGTAACGTAGTAATTGATTCCAAGGTGTCCCTGGTTGCCTACGAAAAATTCGTCGCAGCCGAAGAGGAAGAATCCCGTCAGCAGGCTATAAAGGAACATCTTGATTCGGTAAGGAAACACATTCTTGAATTAAGCCGCAAAGACTATCAGTCGCTCTATCAGCTCAACTCCCTGGATTTTGTTATGATGTTTATGCCGGTAGAACCCGGATACCACCTGGCACTTCAGCAGGACCCTGAATTATGGCAATATGCCTATCAGAAGAGAGTGCTTCTGATGAGTCCGACCAACCTGCTGGCTGCCCTGAAACTCATTGAAAGCATGTGGCGCATTGAATATCAGAACCGCAATGCCCAGGAAATTGCCCGGCAAAGCAGTGATCTTCTCGACAAATTCAACGGTTTTCTCGAAGATCTGAAAGATATAGGCAAAAAAATTGATGATGCCCACCATGCCTGGGAAGAATCCATGAAAAAGCTTTCCACGGGAAAGGGAAGCCTGCTGAACCGTGCCCTCAAAATTCAACAGCTCGGGGCACGACCGAAAAAAGAAATTCCCAGAGAAATCGCAGGATTTTCAATACCTGAAAATGATGAAAACGAGCCAAATAACTGA